Proteins co-encoded in one Oculatellaceae cyanobacterium genomic window:
- a CDS encoding HAD family hydrolase, producing MELKQLVTIRCREVIFPNIQAVIFDKDGTLEDSQEFLRNLGQKRARLIDAQVPGIGEPLLMAYGIDGNQLDPTGLLAVGSRQETEIASAAYIAETGKGWLESRAIAHRAFDEADQFLKSAPASPLFTGSLEVLQLLYNAGLKLGILSAARTQSVQAFVDRHQLNDYIQLIMGVDQGLTKPDPALFLQACDKLGVEPSATLMVGDSAGDIEMGRNGGAAGCIGICWGKPAAAHLESADVAISQLDEIQILDN from the coding sequence ATGGAGTTAAAACAATTGGTAACAATTCGCTGTCGGGAAGTTATTTTCCCAAATATCCAGGCGGTGATTTTTGATAAAGATGGCACGCTGGAAGATTCGCAAGAGTTTTTGAGAAACTTGGGGCAAAAACGCGCTCGACTGATCGATGCTCAAGTTCCAGGTATTGGTGAGCCTTTGTTGATGGCGTATGGTATTGATGGCAATCAGCTTGATCCAACTGGGTTGTTAGCTGTGGGTAGCCGTCAAGAAACGGAAATTGCTTCTGCTGCCTATATTGCCGAAACTGGTAAAGGATGGTTAGAGTCAAGAGCGATCGCACATCGTGCTTTTGATGAAGCTGACCAATTTTTAAAATCTGCCCCTGCTTCTCCCTTATTTACTGGCAGTTTGGAAGTGCTGCAATTGCTATATAACGCGGGATTGAAATTAGGAATTCTCTCAGCAGCTAGAACTCAGTCTGTCCAAGCTTTTGTTGATCGGCATCAGCTAAATGATTATATTCAATTAATCATGGGAGTTGATCAAGGTTTAACTAAACCTGATCCAGCTTTATTTTTACAAGCTTGTGACAAGCTTGGGGTAGAACCTAGCGCTACGCTGATGGTGGGTGACTCTGCTGGAGATATTGAAATGGGGCGCAATGGTGGGGCTGCTGGTTGTATCGGTATTTGCTGGGGGAAACCTGCGGCGGCACACTTGGAATCTGCGGATGTGGCGATCTCACAGCTAGACGAAATCCAAATTTTGGACAATTAA
- a CDS encoding S1 RNA-binding domain-containing protein, whose product MVSQKTTATDIGFTHDDFAALLDKYDYHFSPGDVVAGTVFSLEPRGALIDIGAKTAAYIPIQEMSINRVDAPEEVLQSNETREFFILTDENEDGQLTLSIRRIEYMRAWERVRQLQAEDATVRSLVFATNRGGALVRIEGLRGFIPGSHISTRKPKEDLVGEELPLKFLEVDEDRNRLVLSHRRALVERKMNRLEVGEVVIGSVRGIKPYGAFIDIGGVSGLLHISEISHDHIDTPHSVFNVNDEVKVMIIDLDAERGRISLSTKQLEPEPGDMIKNRDRVYDMAEEMAAKYREQMLAKQQGLTVEGSEAVATEGMEEDIPSAMEEDIPSAMEEDIPSAVEEDIPAAIEEDIPPAVEEDIPVAIEAE is encoded by the coding sequence ATGGTCAGTCAGAAAACAACCGCTACAGATATTGGCTTTACTCACGACGATTTTGCCGCCTTACTCGATAAATATGATTACCACTTTAGTCCTGGTGATGTCGTCGCCGGTACCGTATTCAGTCTGGAGCCTAGGGGCGCTCTGATTGACATTGGTGCTAAAACTGCTGCATACATTCCCATTCAGGAGATGTCAATCAACCGAGTTGATGCCCCTGAAGAAGTTCTACAGTCTAACGAGACACGGGAATTTTTCATTCTGACGGACGAGAATGAAGATGGACAGCTAACTCTTTCTATTCGTCGCATCGAATATATGCGGGCTTGGGAGCGGGTGCGTCAATTGCAAGCAGAAGACGCGACTGTACGCTCTTTGGTATTTGCGACCAATCGTGGTGGGGCGCTGGTGCGGATTGAGGGATTGCGTGGTTTTATTCCTGGCTCTCACATCAGTACTCGTAAACCAAAAGAAGATTTGGTGGGCGAAGAACTGCCACTGAAATTTTTAGAGGTAGATGAAGACCGCAACCGCTTAGTTCTCAGCCATCGCAGAGCTTTGGTTGAGCGTAAGATGAATCGCCTGGAAGTTGGTGAAGTGGTGATTGGGTCTGTTCGCGGTATTAAGCCTTATGGTGCTTTCATTGACATTGGTGGTGTCAGTGGGTTGCTACACATTTCGGAAATTTCACACGATCATATTGACACTCCTCACAGTGTCTTTAATGTCAATGATGAAGTTAAGGTGATGATCATTGATTTAGATGCTGAACGTGGTCGGATTTCACTGTCTACTAAGCAGCTTGAACCAGAGCCTGGTGACATGATCAAGAATCGCGATCGCGTTTATGATATGGCAGAAGAAATGGCTGCTAAGTACAGGGAGCAAATGCTGGCTAAACAGCAAGGGCTGACTGTTGAAGGCTCTGAAGCTGTAGCAACGGAAGGGATGGAAGAAGATATCCCCTCTGCAATGGAAGAAGATATTCCCTCTGCAATGGAAGAAGATATTCCCTCGGCAGTTGAAGAAGATATTCCCGCAGCGATTGAAGAAGATATCCCCCCTGCGGTTGAAGAGGATATTCCCGTAGCGATTGAAGCAGAATAG